The window TTTTACAACTCTGTTGAgttaattcacataccatacagttcactcatttaaagtatacacTGCAGGTTCTCAGTATATTCACAGAGAAGGGCACCTGCCATCACAATCCATTTTAGAGCACTTCaccagagggacacctgggtggctcagcgggtggagcatctgtcttcagcttcagggcgtgaccccgaggtcctgggatcgagtccccatcgggctccctgcagggagcctgcttctccctctgcctctgtctctgcctcctatctgtgtctctcatgagtaaataaataatgaaatcttgaagaaaaacCACCAAGAAGTGAACCTATGCCCTTTAGCTATCATCACATTTGCTCCCCATTCtcccagccctaagcaaccactcatctgccttctgtctctatAGGTTTCCCTATTtgaacatttcatatgaatggaatcctATAATTTGTGTAGACCTCTCTTTCTAATATGGCTAGAGGTTTACAGATTACTAATCTAGAAAAAAGCAAACTCGCAGCTGCACTCTTTTTGTTAAAACGGCACATGTGGAATACATACTGACAAAGAAGAGTCTAGAAGTTTACCTACCAAAAACTTAGGTGTTGGTTATCCCTGGATGATGAGAGTGTTATTTGCTCctttattatctattttctgattttttttctctaaggaaCATAGATTATTTATATccatattatttacatatatgtgtgttgCTTGTGTGTTTTTTGAACATTTCCAATAATGGAGCTTTCCAAAAAGGAGAATGGAGCCTTGGGGCAAGTAGCCTCATGAGGGTAGTAAGCTCTGCCTCCTTGGGCAAAagctccctcccctctccagcaATAGTTTTCTAGAAGGGCTTCTTGCATCTTCCGGGGACAGGCCGTCTCTGCCTCTCCGAAGCTGCAGGGATCTCTGAGTTTGTGGttacttttcttttccctgttctTGCAGCGCTAAGGGCTATGACCTGGAGCTGAGTATGGCGCTGGGGACTTACTACCCACCCCCTCGCCTCCGGCAGTTGCTCCCAATCCTTCTTCAGGACACAAGTATCTTCACTGCCCCAAAGGAGATTGCTGAGATCAAGTAAGagccacacccccacacccccgctGCTTTATGTCTCTTCAGACTGCCCCATAGCTCTGCCCCCAGCCTCCTGTGCTCTGTTCCTTCCTCTACTGAGCACAtatcacatgccaggcactgttcaagGTGAATCATTCACATGAGGGCCTTGCCCATtgcagtggggagaagggaaCATGTATCTTACAGTTTCATGCGTGCTGAGTACTATGAGGTAAAGCCAGGCTTCCAGCGAAAGGGGACAGGACATGCAGTCTTGCGGAGGGCAGTTGTTAGTGTTGGCCTCTTTGAGATGCTGACATTGGGATAAGGCGAGGATGTTAAGTCTCAAGGGCATCTTGGGGGGAGAATGTTCCAGGCCCAAGGACCGGTAGTGCAGATGCCAGGTCTGGTCCAAGTGGGTGGGGGCAGCAGCGTTgggaggaaggaatggagagCCAGGGCTCCATGCTCTGAGGCCTCTGACCCCTACCCACTTCTCTGCCCTTCTAGTCTTCCCTGATCTCTTGGTGCTTTCAGAGCCCCAGAgctgtgggtgggagggaggacgCTCCCGGGCATGGGGGGTGCCTGACTAGTCCTGTTCCTGCCCCGTCCCATCTGCCCACCCGCCCCTGCCAGGGCCCAGCTGGAGACAGCCCTGCAGTGGAGAAGCTACGAAGTGAAGCTCCGGCTGCTGCTGCACCTGGAGGAGCTGCAGATGGAGCATGACATCCGGCACTATGACCTGGAGTCAGTGCCCATGACCTGGGACCCCGTAGACCAGAACCCCAGGCTTCTCACACTGGAGGTCAGGGCATCCCGATGTGGTATGGGGAGAGGAAAATGCTCTTCCTGATGGCAGGGCAAAATATGAGTAAGGATGAACTTGTTCCTGTGCCCAAAATGGGTGTCGGAGCAGGGCAGTGGGCAGGCAAGGCCCAGTTTGTAGTCCAGACAGGGCTGACACTGGGCGAgggctctctctgggcctctgttcccTTATCTGGAAAGTACAGAGCTGGGCTAGATACTTCATCCGCCCTTTGCTGGCTCTCAGATGTTGCGTGTTGTGCACTGGAGCCCAGAGTAACACATGAGTGTAGATTTCTGCATACAGGGGCGGCGGTGGCAgtggggctgggccagggtgATCAGAGAAAGATTCCCGCAGGAACTGAATTTTGAGCAAGATTTCAAGGGCAGCACAGGAACTGAGTTGGCCAACAGGGCCAGTGGATGAGCTGGGAAGCCAGCTCTCAAGTTCTGAAAGTGTGCAGGAAGGGTTTCCAGGACTGCCCGGCTCAGCATCTCTGCAGTCTGGGCCAATTTGTTTCCTTGCTCATCCCCTGACTTTGGCCCTGGCAGGgtagagaggaaagaaacaaagctCCCTGGGTTTTGGGGTAGAAGGACAGCCTCAGTCCTTGTCCCTCAGAGGAGGTCTGGAGAGCCCAGGGGTTGGGACCCACAGTTAGCCATCCCTGGAATAGAAGCTTGCTTGCGTCCACACCCCATAGGTTCCCGGAGTGACCGAGAGCCGCCCCTCAGTGCTACGGGGTGACCACCTGTTCGCACTTCTGTCCTCTGAGACACATCAGGAGGACCCTGTCACCTACAAGGGCTTTGTACACAAGGTGGAATTGGATCGTGTCAAGCTGAGCTTTTCCACGAGGTAGGTGTTGGGGGACCCATGAGCTGCTACAAGGGTCTGCACATATTTCTCAGGCTAAAGGAGTGGATGTGTTTCTCCCTGAGAGAGAAGTGGGACCCCAGGACAGAGCTCATTCTTCAGGGGGACCCTGAGCTGCCTCAGCAGCAGCTTCTGGATGGATTGCATGGCTATCTTGAGAAGTGGGAATGGTATCAGGGTAGATGCAGAGCCACGGCCCCCTAACTGGAGCTCTTTCCCCCACCTTCTTTCCCAAAGCCTCCTGAGCCGCTTTGTGGATGGGCTGACCTTCAAGGTGAACTTCACCTTCAACCGCCAGCCCCTGCGCGTGCAGCACCGCGCCCTGGAGCTCACAGGCCGCTGGCCGCTGTGGCCCATGCTCTTTCCCGTGGCCTCCCGTGGGGTCCCGCTGCTGCCCTCGGATGTGAAGCTCAAGTGAGACCGGGCAGGGGTGCCTTAGGGCTGCTTGGAGTGTGGGGCACAGGGGATGGGAGTTGGGAAGGCCTCTGGTGCACAGGGCCACCTCATGTTTACGGCCCCTCTGCCAGGCTGTACGACCGCAGTCTGGAGTCGAACCCCGAGCAGCTGCAGGCCATGAAGTACATCGTTATGGGCACTACCCGCCCAGCCCCCTACATCATCTTTGGGCCTCCAGGCACTGGCAAGACTGTCACCCTAGTGGAAGCCATTAAGCAGGTAGGGCCTGAGCGTAGATCTGGGGCCTTTGCCAacaccccactcccagccccagggACCAAGTAGTTCTCAGATTCTGGGTGCCCCCAGCTCCCTGATCACCCGTGGGTTGGTGTTGAAGCCAGGGTCGCCGTTGAGCATTGTTTTGTAGGCTGGGTGGTGCACAACTCAGAGTGACTGATCATTCGGCCATCACAGACCCAAGTGTTTACTACAACAGTACTCCCACAGGAAAGTGTGTCCCTGGACTAGGGGGCTGGCAAGGGACCTTCAGAACTTGCCGTTTGTGTCACTGCTTCCCTCAGGTCTGGGAGATAAATGCCACCCTGTGCAACAGGGGTCACAACCAAGTCTGTCCCATACCCCTCCCTCTAGAACCAGAGAAGCCACTTCCCACACTACTTATCACCCCTCAGGTGGTAAAGCACTTGCCCAAAGCCCACATCTTGGCCTGCGCTCCATCCAACTCAGGAGCTGACCTTCTCTGTCAGCGGCTCCGGGTCCACCTGCCCAGCTCCATCTACCGCCTCCTGGCCCCTAGCAGGGACATTCGCATGGTGCCCGAAGACATAAAGGTACCTGGAGGAATGTGGAGGGCTGAGGGGTGGCAGGTGCTGGGAGGCTCCGGGTCAATGCCGAAGCCAGGAAACTCGAGGTTATGTGGATTCTGATACTCGCTGTGGGACCCTGGGTGGGTTGGGACCCATCTGTGGCCAGGGAAGCAAAGAGGGGTGAAGGAGATTGTCCAGGAGACCCCGAGCCAGAGTGAAGGTGAAGTTGGGTGGGCCTGGCTtattcctcctctcccttcacaCCCCACAGCCCTGCTGTAACTgggatgcaaagaaaggggatTATGTGTTTCCCGCCAAGAAGAAGCTGCAGGAATATCGTGTCTTAATTACCACCCTCATCACGGCCAGCAGGTGGGTGTGTATGTCAACCATGTGTGTGAGGAAGGAGGTAGTGGGCCGGGGAGATGGGGCAAGAATGATGCCTGGCAGTGGGGTGAGGGGCCAGCTTCATGGGCATTCAGGCTTGTCGGTGGGTGCCCCAGTACGacccctcctccacctgccccttcccagaTTGGTCTCCGCTCAATTCCCCATCGATCACTTCACACACATCTTCATTGATGAGGCTGGCCACTCCATGGAGCCCGAGAGTCTAGTAGCCATAgcaggtgaggggtgaggggtgggctgCATGCGTGCCGCCCTGCATGGGGTTGGGGAGGCCCCGCTGCTTATTAACTTTCTCCCCATGGCACCCTGCCTCTCAGGGCTGATGGAAGTCAAGGAGACAGACAATCCAGGAGGGCAGCTGGTGCTGGCAGGAGACCCTAGGCAGCTGGGGCCCGTGCTGCGCTCCCCACTGACCCAGAAGCATGGCCTGGGGTACTCACTGCTGGAGCGGCTGCTGACCTACAATGCCCTGTACAAGAAGGGCTCCAATGGCTATAACCCCCAGTTCATAACCAAGCTGCTACGCAATTACAGGTACCCCCACCCTGCACTGCACCTGCCATCCGTGCTTTCACCCGCTCTGtgcagccccccgccccgtgcaGCCCCCCGTCCAGCGCTCCATCCTGCAGGCCTGTTGCTCAGAGTCGTGTGATGCCCGGAGCCAGTGATCTCCATTCCAACTCCATCGCTGCTGCTTGTGGGCTCTGACCTTGCAAGTGGCTTCACTCTGGAGCAGTGTGCTTATCCCTAAGGGTGTTGGGGGATTGTCTGGTTTCCAGGCAGTCCAAGGAGCGGCAGGAAAATCTGggttttttcttcatttgaatcACCTAATTGTTACTCAAATTAAAGAGCTGTAACTGGCCTTAATCAAGGAATTTCTGTACCTAAAATGCTCAGATGAAAAGACTACCAAGAGTTCGGTTGGCGTTTGCTGTTGTGTTTTGAATTTTGGCTTTAGATTGAACACGTTATTTCACCAAATAATGGCAgtaattgtttggtttttttttttttaagattttatttatttattcatagactcagagagagaggcagagacacaggcagagagagaagtaggatccctgcagggagcccaatgtgggactcgatccggggtctccaggatcacaccccaggctgcaggcagcgccaaaccgctgcgccaccggggctgcccgataaTTGTTTTTCTACTGTCCTTCCTTGGCAAAATGGAAACCTGAGGACAGGTTCCccctttcttggtttattttacatttgaCTGGCCCATGAAATCCGTGGACCAGATGCTCTCGGGAACCACATTTGGTTCTGCTTTGTGCAGTTACCAGTGCCTAGCATCGCACTGTGGATCAGTGAGTCTGCTGTGCAGGGGGGCAGTAAGGAGGATGGTGTGTGTGCACCTCGAGCAGcggtggggggggcgggcacCAAGGGTGGGGTGAAAGTAATCTGGCCCCGGGgctccatcttcctcctcctacCTCACAGGTCCCACCCCACCATACTGGATATCCCTAACCAACTCTATTACGAAGGGGAGCTGCAGGCCTGTGCCGACATCGTGGACCGAGAGCGCTTCTGCCACTGGGAGGGTCTGCCGCGACAGGTGAGGCTGAGTGGGGCACCCCAGCTTCACTCCTACAGAAGGTGCAAGGCAGGAGGCAGCTGAGTGGAAGTCGCAGGTTCAGTCACCTTGGCCTGGGATCCCACATTCCCTGGATGAGTTTGGGGGtaggaggggaagggagatgggCAGTCTGGCTTGAAGGTTCCCCTGACCACCATATCCAGGGCTTTCCCATCATCTTTCACGGCGTCATGGGCAAGGATGAGCGTGAGGGCAATAGCCCATCATTCTTCAACCCCGAAGAGGCTGCCACTGTGACCTCCTACCTGAAGCTGCTCCTGGCCCCCTCCTCCAAGAAGGGCAAAGCCCGCCTGAACCCCCGAAGTGTGGGCGTCATCTCTCCCTATCGGAAGCAGGTCAGGCCATGCGTTCCTGTGGAGGGTTGGATCCCTGCCTGCCCCAGATGGTACCTCTTTCATAGCCAGACCCTTAGTGGAGGTTCCAGAGCTCAGGCCTCTGCTGGCCCCTTATCTCAAAGGATCTCAGAGGTCAGCTGCCTTCCCTCTTTGCCCCCCAGCTCACTGGCCTCTTGCCTGGCTCCCTCTTGCACTGGGGTAATGGCATGAGAGAAAGGCACCTGTCCCCATCTTCCAGGTGGAAAAAATCCGTCATTGCATCACCAAACTTGACAAGGAGCTTCGAGGACTGGATGACATCAAAGACTTGAAGGTGATGCTTTCTCTGTTTTCAGGCCCCATACCTGTCGCACTTCAAGAAGCTCACCCCACCTCACTGCCTGAGCCACAGTGGGGGGCTCTCCCCAGGCCTCATTCCAGCAGATCCCAGGCTTGTGCGCCTGGGTCGGGACCAAGCAGAACTCCCCAGATCCTTGCTTCTCCCCGCCAGGCTGGTTGGAGGCCTCTGCCctcaggataaagtccaaactcccaGCCTGCCTGGCCTGACCTGTCATGTGATAAGTGTCCCCGCTCCCATTTCCACCCTCTGAGTCAGTCTGTTCTTGGACTCCCAGGTGGTGGCTCTCAACACTGGTGGCAGATAAGAATCCCCTGGAAAGCTTTTAGCGCAGCCCATGCCAGAGCCCCACCCGGCTGGTTAGCACAGCTatctgagggcagagccagggcatCGCGGTTTCTTTATGGCTCCTCACTTGACCTAGCGCGCAGCCAGGGCTGGAAACCAGCACCTCAAGATTGAGAGGCCTCCTGGTTAGGAGGTCTGGGTTGTTTATCTTTAACAAGTACTTAGTGATTGTCTCTCAGGAAGTTTGGAAACCACTGCTCCGAGTTAGCGAGTCCTGGCCACTATGTTTTCTTAGCTTAGAACCCTTTCCAACCCGCACCCATTTCCCTGGATTCACCCATCAGGTCTGGCTTCCAGAGCGTCCTGCTctttcctgctccctccctgtgCCCTAGGACTTCTCTCCGAGAGACACCCCACccactcctcccccactccctcacccccctccctgcttcccctgtGAGCCTCCTGGTGGCAGGCCCTGTGTCCCCCTGCAGGTGGGCTCCGTGGAAGAGTTCCAAGGCCAGGAACGCAGCGTCATTCTCATCTCCACCGTGCGGAGCAGTCAGAGCTTTGTGCAGCTGGACCTGGACTTTAACCTGGGTTTCCTCAAGAACCCCAAGGTTCGAGAGCTGGCGGCTGGCGGCTGGCTTGAGGAGCACTTTTGTTCCTCAGGTCCTTCCCTCCCAtgaccctgcccctccctccttccagagGTTCAACGTGGCAGTGACCCGCGCCAAGGCCTTGCTCATCGTGGTGGGCAACCCACTCCTCCTGGGCCACGACCCTGACTGGAAAGTGTGAGCATTCCCGGCCCCTAACCCCTCTCAGGAGCCGCAGCTCCCAGCCTGGGGCAGATGGAACGCTATTAGGCACATCCTGGTGGCCCAGCTAATGCACAGGTCTGTTCAGGTCTGTTCCTGGTCCCCACAAGGCCCCTTTTAAGTGACCTGACAGAGGGTAAGCAAGTGGCCCAAAGGCACAGGTAAAGGTAGTAGGACCAAGGCCTGGCCTCTAGCCTCCAGCATCTGATGTGCTCCTCAGCCAGCCTGCACAGCTCCGTGTGAATGTTCCTGTACCCACAGATTCCTGGAGTTCTGTAAAGAAAACGGGGGCTACACCGGCTGCCCCTTCCCGGCCAAACTGGACCTCCAGCAAGGACAGAACCTCCTGCAGGGTCTGAGCAAGCTCCGGCCCTCTACCTCAGGTATGGCCAGCCAAGCGGGGGACAGCACAAGGGGAGGAGGCATGGAAGACAGGCTCACCTCTTCTCTTTCTAGGGCCCCAAAGTCATGACTACCCCCCCCAGGAGCGGGAGGAAGAAGATGGCCTGTCCCTGCAAGTAGAGCCCGAGTGGAGGAACGAGCTCTAAAGACACAGCAGACCGCTTTCTCACACCAGCCAAGCCTTAACCACCCGCacacccctgccccagagccccgCCTGAACCCAAGCCCAGCGGCACTGCCCCTCCAAAGGACCggaaggctgggggagggagtTTACAACCCAAGCcattccaccccctcccccctgctggGGAGAATGACACACCAAGCTGCTAACAattgggggaagagggaggaagaaaaactgaaaacaaaatcttGTTCTATGCAAAAGCCTCCTTGTCTCCTCTGCCTGGCCCCCTCTGGCCTTGTGGCCTTTCTGAGCTCCCAGATGGACCCCAGCCGGGAGGGTGGCACTGTCCCACTCTGCCTCTGGCCATACCCCTCCTAGCCAGAGAGgaactcccccaccccccaaggtcCAGGGGAGGAAACCCAGTGGGAGGTGGCAAGGAAACCACCCGCAGGCTTCTAAGTTTAGCCCCTGCTCCAGACCACTCCCCTCACCCGCCTCCAACTCCCAGAGCCAGGCATGACCTCATCCCTTGCTCTGACACTCCACCCTGCCTGCCCAGGAACCTTGCATTTGCAAACAGGGGGCCAGCCTGGCCAGCAACTTGGGAGAGATGGGACTCTTAGCTCATGGCCAAGACAGGGACCTGGAGAGAAAAACGGGAAGCTGCCACACACACGTTGGAACCTGTGGCCTTTATTCATACCTTCCACCAAGTACAGCCAGAGGCAAGGTCCCCAACCAAAGCATAAATGCCAGGGACCCGGGGCTCTGGGTGACATACACTCGCCAAGTCCCCTACCCCAGACACTCCTGTGAGCCCGAAGTATATAAAGTGCTGGTGTGTGATGATCCTCTGGGGAAGGCTGAGGGATCAAGAGCCTCACCCCCGGACCAAGGCAACAGGACAAGGGACTTTGCtctggaagggcagggagggccaGCCTACCACCACCCTGGGGTCTGGTGGGGCAGGGGAAACTCAGATGCAGTCCTGGGCTGGAGGGAATGACAAGGAAGCCTTCCTTCAACAAGTGTGGGGCCAGGAAGGGGGGAGCTTCTGCACCCCCATGAAGGGGGCGGTGAACAGGGGAGGCCTCTGTGGTCTCAGAGAATGGGACAACCCCTCCGGCGCTTATTCttgcgaacctggagacccgccCGAGTGGCCATCTCGAAtacctccctcaccccctccttgGTCTTGGCTGAGCACTCCAGGTAGCCAAAGGCACTGATCCGGTTGGCCATGTCCCGGCCCTCTTCAGATCGCACGGGCTCCTGAGAAGATAGAAGGCCAGAGGTGAAAGGAAGCTGCTGGCTACTTGTAACTCTCCCCCACTTTACCCATAAGTGTAGTAATCAGAACAAATACCTCTTCCAGCTCTCACCTCACAAAGCACTCAAGCCCCAGCCACCCTGGGTGGTTTCTGGGCCAGGACCCAAAAGACTCAAACGCTTACATTAAAAATTGCCTCCACCAGCCCCATAGCCCATGGTATGCCCTCCTGCCAGAATGAGTATATGGCACCTCCTAACCCATCtcccttctcatttctttccagTCCATGCTGTGCCTGCCAAAATAATCCTAACACACATGTGTGACCCGGTTTAAGACTGTGCCATAATTATACTTGCAGGGTAGTCCATAGTCCTCATCCCCCTGGCAACTCTCCTTAATAGACATAGTCCTCTGGCTAGAGAGCCactaccggggatccctgggtggcgcagcggtttggcgcctgcctttggcccagggcgcgatcctggagacccgggattgaatcccacatcaggctcccggtgcatggaacctgcttctccctctgcctgtgtctctgcctctctctctctctctgtgactatcataaataaataaataaaaaattaaaaaaaaaaaaaaaagagagccacTACCAGGTAAGCCAACTCCCTTGCTCTCCGGGCCTTCCAGCCATGTCCGATGCCTGCCCACCTGCACCTCCCCAGGTATACTCTGATGGCACGACTTTGGCTACCCCAAGCAAAACATCTAGAGTAAGAGCCTGTCTCTGAGGACAGGGATACTCACTCCTCTTAATCGTCCAACCCAAACAGAATGGACAACAGATGAAGAGACTAAAATGCCAGGTGACCTTGGATAAATCACTTCATTTGCTGATAATTTCACCAGGTGTGGGACCAGAGACTAAGAGCCCTTCTAGTTACCCCGCAgaagggagcaggaggcagaccTCCCCCAGGGAGGTCAGCAGGACAGCAGACCCTGAAGGGTCAGTCCTCCACCTCGCCCCCCCCTTGGAGCCCCACCCACCTGCTTCATCTTGGCCAGCTCTCTCCTGGTGTGCTCATCTTGCCTCAGGTCCTTCTTGTTCCCCACTAGGATGATGGGCACGTTGGGGCAGAAGTGCTTCACCTCTGGGGTCCATTTCTCAGGAATGTTTTCTGCACAGACGTGTCCCAACAGGTGTTGGTGCCTCCACTTAGGCCAGAAAGCCCTGCCCCCTCCAAGCCCCCTTTTCTCCCCGCAGCTGTCTTAGAGGCTCTTCAACATGACAGTCCCTTTCATGGCTCAAGAGCCCCTCTCCCTACCACAAAGACCCTCTGATCCTCCCCAGGGCCAGAGTCCCCACCCCATAGTGCAGGGGCAGGAGCCTAATggcacctctccccaccccatctctgaAGGTGGCTAAACTGAGCCAAGGAGATCTGCCCCCAGCGGGCTGGTCCCAAGAGCTTCTCAGTGCCCTTCTCCCAatgccctcacccccacctcacccaggCTGTCGGGGCTGTCGATGGAGAAGCACATGAGGATGACATCAGTGTCCGGGTAGGAGAGAGGCCGTAGGCGATCATAGTCTTCCTGCCCAGCCGTGTCCCATAGAGCCAGTTCCACCTGATGCCAAGGGCCAGTGAGTAGCTGGCCTGAGGGTCCCAGGGCCCTCCCTTACCACCCAGAGGTCCTCTGAAACCACTGGTCATTTAGGTTCACTCAATATCCATTTACAAAAGCCCTGGCTATGTGCCCGGGACAACGCTCATCACTGTCACACAACATAAACTGGGTGAGTTTCTAGAGATGCTGAGCCACAGGTGCTTGATCTTCATGGAGGTCATGAGCCACCGCCTGAGCACCAGGTATGGACCGTAAGTCACAAGAACCTCCGAAGGAAGCCTTGTCATTACCCCCATTTTGTAGTCTGGAGTCGGAGGGGGCCCAGATTATGGATGGGATGCGGGGGC of the Vulpes lagopus strain Blue_001 chromosome 5, ASM1834538v1, whole genome shotgun sequence genome contains:
- the MOV10 gene encoding helicase MOV-10 isoform X3, which produces MDTAVPGPQLRDPCPWLLIHAVWNEDRKSGLRHQDSGQVLQTRPLGQRVVPRKEESEAGVRRQQTPQVTTGQDLLRQEVLTLRLRNGGTQPVTLTHLFPLCRTPQFSFYDGDQELPCPLGPGDCYELHVHCKTSFVGYFPATVLWELLGPGEPGSEGAGTFYIARFLAAVAHSPLAAQLKPTTPFKRPRITGNPVVTSRIEEGERPDRAKGYDLELSMALGTYYPPPRLRQLLPILLQDTSIFTAPKEIAEIKAQLETALQWRSYEVKLRLLLHLEELQMEHDIRHYDLESVPMTWDPVDQNPRLLTLEVPGVTESRPSVLRGDHLFALLSSETHQEDPVTYKGFVHKVELDRVKLSFSTSLLSRFVDGLTFKVNFTFNRQPLRVQHRALELTGRWPLWPMLFPVASRGVPLLPSDVKLKLYDRSLESNPEQLQAMKYIVMGTTRPAPYIIFGPPGTGKTVTLVEAIKQVVKHLPKAHILACAPSNSGADLLCQRLRVHLPSSIYRLLAPSRDIRMVPEDIKPCCNWDAKKGDYVFPAKKKLQEYRVLITTLITASRLVSAQFPIDHFTHIFIDEAGHSMEPESLVAIAGLMEVKETDNPGGQLVLAGDPRQLGPVLRSPLTQKHGLGYSLLERLLTYNALYKKGSNGYNPQFITKLLRNYRSHPTILDIPNQLYYEGELQACADIVDRERFCHWEGLPRQGFPIIFHGVMGKDEREGNSPSFFNPEEAATVTSYLKLLLAPSSKKGKARLNPRSVGVISPYRKQVEKIRHCITKLDKELRGLDDIKDLKVGSVEEFQGQERSVILISTVRSSQSFVQLDLDFNLGFLKNPKRFNVAVTRAKALLIVVGNPLLLGHDPDWKVFLEFCKENGGYTGCPFPAKLDLQQGQNLLQGLSKLRPSTSGAGGRRWPVPASRARVEERALKTQQTAFSHQPSLNHPHTPAPEPRLNPSPAALPLQRTGRLGEGVYNPSHSTPSPLLGRMTHQAANNWGKREEEKLKTKSCSMQKPPCLLCLAPSGLVAFLSSQMDPSREGGTVPLCLWPYPS